Proteins encoded within one genomic window of Macrotis lagotis isolate mMagLag1 chromosome 3, bilby.v1.9.chrom.fasta, whole genome shotgun sequence:
- the AIP gene encoding AH receptor-interacting protein isoform X2 has translation MRWAAGSRDQEGSPGGGAAPPRAGVPAARLLPGRTAPPPGLRGRAPSAHVQPLPPASPLSKDGAAAASGSCPPGGSGSCPDPEAFPEAAEIVRKLPRGGPRGSRMADLVEKLRAEGIEKRLVREGTGELPDFRDGTKATFHFRTLRSDEHRAVIDDSRQRGKPMELILGKQFKLPVWEAIVGTMRPGEVAEFLCDVKHVVLYPLVSKSLRNIAAGKDPLEGQRHCCGIAQMQEHSSLGHADLDELQQHPQPLIFHIEMIKVEAPGTYQQDPWAMSDEEKIKAVPLIHEEGNRLYREGRIKEASIKYYDAIACLKNLQMKEQPGSADWIQLDLQITPLLLNYCQYNVKAYFKRGKAHAAVWNAREAQADFAKVLQLQPALGPVVSRELRELQHRLRQKDLEDKARFQGIFSP, from the exons ATGAGGTGGGCCGCGGGGTCCCGGGACCAGGAGGGGagcccgggggggggggcggccccCCCACGAGCGGGTGTCCCCGCGGCCAGGCTCCTGCCCGGCCGGACTGCCCCGCCCCCCGGGCTGCGGGGCCGGGCCCCGTCTGCGCATGTGCAACCTCTCCCGCCGGCTTCTCCCCTCAGTAAAGATGGCGCCGCAGCCGCCTCCGGAAGTTGCCCACCCGGCGGTTCCGGAAGCTGCCCGGACCCCGAAGCGTTTCCGGAAGCGGCCGAGATTGTCCGGAAGCTTCCGAGAGGAGGGCCCCGGGGAAGCAGGATGGCGGACTTAGTCGAGAAGCTGCGGGCGGAGGGCATCGAGAAGCGGCTCGTCCGGGAGGGCACCGGGGAGCTGCCCGACTTCCGGGACGGGACCAAG GCCACCTTCCACTTCCGGACGCTGCGCAGCGACGAGCACCGGGCGGTCATCGATGACAGCCGCCAGCGGGGCAAGCCCATGGAGCTCATCCTGGGCAAGCAGTTCAAGCTGCCCGTGTGGGAGGCCATCGTGGGCACCATGCGGCCCGGGGAGGTGGCAGAGTTCCTGTGCGACGTCAAG CATGTGGTCCTGTACCCACTGGTATCCAAAAGCCTCCGGAACATTGCCGCAGGCAAGGACCCCCTGGAGGGCCAGCGCCATTGCTGTGGCATCGCCCAGATGCAGGAGCACAGCTCCCTGGGCCATGCTGACCTGGATGAGCTGCAGCAGCACCCACAGCCCCTCATCTTTCACATCGAGATGATCAAG GTCGAGGCTCCTGGTACCTACCAACAGGATCCATGGGCCATGAGCGATGAGGAGAAGATAAAGGCCGTACCCCTCATCCACGAAGAAGGCAACCGCCTGTACCGGGAGGGGCGCATCAAGGAGGCCTCCATCAAGTACTATGATGCCATCGCCTGCCTCAAGAATCTGCAGATGAAG GAGCAGCCCGGCTCTGCTGACTGGATCCAGCTGGACCTGCAGATCACACCCCTGCTGCTCAACTATTGCCAGT ACAACGTGAAGGCCTATTTCAAGCGGGGCAAGGCCCACGCAGCAGTGTGGAATGCCCGGGAAGCCCAGGCCGACTTCGCCAAAGTGCTCCAGCTGCAGCCGGCGCTAGGCCCTGTGGTGAGCCGTGAGCTGCGTGAGCTCCAGCACCGGCTGCGCCAGAAGGACCTTGAGGACAAGGCCCGTTTTCAGGGCATCTTCTCCCCGTGA
- the AIP gene encoding AH receptor-interacting protein isoform X1 has translation MRWAAGSRDQEGSPGGGAAPPRAGVPAARLLPGRTAPPPGLRGRAPSAHVQPLPPASPLSKDGAAAASGSCPPGGSGSCPDPEAFPEAAEIVRKLPRGGPRGSRMADLVEKLRAEGIEKRLVREGTGELPDFRDGTKATFHFRTLRSDEHRAVIDDSRQRGKPMELILGKQFKLPVWEAIVGTMRPGEVAEFLCDVKHVVLYPLVSKSLRNIAAGKDPLEGQRHCCGIAQMQEHSSLGHADLDELQQHPQPLIFHIEMIKVEAPGTYQQDPWAMSDEEKIKAVPLIHEEGNRLYREGRIKEASIKYYDAIACLKNLQMKEQPGSADWIQLDLQITPLLLNYCQCKLVAQEYYEVLDHCSTILNKYEDNVKAYFKRGKAHAAVWNAREAQADFAKVLQLQPALGPVVSRELRELQHRLRQKDLEDKARFQGIFSP, from the exons ATGAGGTGGGCCGCGGGGTCCCGGGACCAGGAGGGGagcccgggggggggggcggccccCCCACGAGCGGGTGTCCCCGCGGCCAGGCTCCTGCCCGGCCGGACTGCCCCGCCCCCCGGGCTGCGGGGCCGGGCCCCGTCTGCGCATGTGCAACCTCTCCCGCCGGCTTCTCCCCTCAGTAAAGATGGCGCCGCAGCCGCCTCCGGAAGTTGCCCACCCGGCGGTTCCGGAAGCTGCCCGGACCCCGAAGCGTTTCCGGAAGCGGCCGAGATTGTCCGGAAGCTTCCGAGAGGAGGGCCCCGGGGAAGCAGGATGGCGGACTTAGTCGAGAAGCTGCGGGCGGAGGGCATCGAGAAGCGGCTCGTCCGGGAGGGCACCGGGGAGCTGCCCGACTTCCGGGACGGGACCAAG GCCACCTTCCACTTCCGGACGCTGCGCAGCGACGAGCACCGGGCGGTCATCGATGACAGCCGCCAGCGGGGCAAGCCCATGGAGCTCATCCTGGGCAAGCAGTTCAAGCTGCCCGTGTGGGAGGCCATCGTGGGCACCATGCGGCCCGGGGAGGTGGCAGAGTTCCTGTGCGACGTCAAG CATGTGGTCCTGTACCCACTGGTATCCAAAAGCCTCCGGAACATTGCCGCAGGCAAGGACCCCCTGGAGGGCCAGCGCCATTGCTGTGGCATCGCCCAGATGCAGGAGCACAGCTCCCTGGGCCATGCTGACCTGGATGAGCTGCAGCAGCACCCACAGCCCCTCATCTTTCACATCGAGATGATCAAG GTCGAGGCTCCTGGTACCTACCAACAGGATCCATGGGCCATGAGCGATGAGGAGAAGATAAAGGCCGTACCCCTCATCCACGAAGAAGGCAACCGCCTGTACCGGGAGGGGCGCATCAAGGAGGCCTCCATCAAGTACTATGATGCCATCGCCTGCCTCAAGAATCTGCAGATGAAG GAGCAGCCCGGCTCTGCTGACTGGATCCAGCTGGACCTGCAGATCACACCCCTGCTGCTCAACTATTGCCAGTGTAAGTTGGTGGCCCAGGAGTACTATGAAGTGTTGGACCACTGCTCCACCATCCTCAACAAATACGAGG ACAACGTGAAGGCCTATTTCAAGCGGGGCAAGGCCCACGCAGCAGTGTGGAATGCCCGGGAAGCCCAGGCCGACTTCGCCAAAGTGCTCCAGCTGCAGCCGGCGCTAGGCCCTGTGGTGAGCCGTGAGCTGCGTGAGCTCCAGCACCGGCTGCGCCAGAAGGACCTTGAGGACAAGGCCCGTTTTCAGGGCATCTTCTCCCCGTGA
- the AIP gene encoding AH receptor-interacting protein isoform X3 has protein sequence MSKDGAAAASGSCPPGGSGSCPDPEAFPEAAEIVRKLPRGGPRGSRMADLVEKLRAEGIEKRLVREGTGELPDFRDGTKATFHFRTLRSDEHRAVIDDSRQRGKPMELILGKQFKLPVWEAIVGTMRPGEVAEFLCDVKHVVLYPLVSKSLRNIAAGKDPLEGQRHCCGIAQMQEHSSLGHADLDELQQHPQPLIFHIEMIKVEAPGTYQQDPWAMSDEEKIKAVPLIHEEGNRLYREGRIKEASIKYYDAIACLKNLQMKEQPGSADWIQLDLQITPLLLNYCQCKLVAQEYYEVLDHCSTILNKYEDNVKAYFKRGKAHAAVWNAREAQADFAKVLQLQPALGPVVSRELRELQHRLRQKDLEDKARFQGIFSP, from the exons ATGAG TAAAGATGGCGCCGCAGCCGCCTCCGGAAGTTGCCCACCCGGCGGTTCCGGAAGCTGCCCGGACCCCGAAGCGTTTCCGGAAGCGGCCGAGATTGTCCGGAAGCTTCCGAGAGGAGGGCCCCGGGGAAGCAGGATGGCGGACTTAGTCGAGAAGCTGCGGGCGGAGGGCATCGAGAAGCGGCTCGTCCGGGAGGGCACCGGGGAGCTGCCCGACTTCCGGGACGGGACCAAG GCCACCTTCCACTTCCGGACGCTGCGCAGCGACGAGCACCGGGCGGTCATCGATGACAGCCGCCAGCGGGGCAAGCCCATGGAGCTCATCCTGGGCAAGCAGTTCAAGCTGCCCGTGTGGGAGGCCATCGTGGGCACCATGCGGCCCGGGGAGGTGGCAGAGTTCCTGTGCGACGTCAAG CATGTGGTCCTGTACCCACTGGTATCCAAAAGCCTCCGGAACATTGCCGCAGGCAAGGACCCCCTGGAGGGCCAGCGCCATTGCTGTGGCATCGCCCAGATGCAGGAGCACAGCTCCCTGGGCCATGCTGACCTGGATGAGCTGCAGCAGCACCCACAGCCCCTCATCTTTCACATCGAGATGATCAAG GTCGAGGCTCCTGGTACCTACCAACAGGATCCATGGGCCATGAGCGATGAGGAGAAGATAAAGGCCGTACCCCTCATCCACGAAGAAGGCAACCGCCTGTACCGGGAGGGGCGCATCAAGGAGGCCTCCATCAAGTACTATGATGCCATCGCCTGCCTCAAGAATCTGCAGATGAAG GAGCAGCCCGGCTCTGCTGACTGGATCCAGCTGGACCTGCAGATCACACCCCTGCTGCTCAACTATTGCCAGTGTAAGTTGGTGGCCCAGGAGTACTATGAAGTGTTGGACCACTGCTCCACCATCCTCAACAAATACGAGG ACAACGTGAAGGCCTATTTCAAGCGGGGCAAGGCCCACGCAGCAGTGTGGAATGCCCGGGAAGCCCAGGCCGACTTCGCCAAAGTGCTCCAGCTGCAGCCGGCGCTAGGCCCTGTGGTGAGCCGTGAGCTGCGTGAGCTCCAGCACCGGCTGCGCCAGAAGGACCTTGAGGACAAGGCCCGTTTTCAGGGCATCTTCTCCCCGTGA
- the AIP gene encoding AH receptor-interacting protein isoform X4: MRWAAGSRDQEGSPGGGAAPPRAGVPAARLLPGRTAPPPGLRGRAPSAHVQPLPPASPLSKDGAAAASGSCPPGGSGSCPDPEAFPEAAEIVRKLPRGGPRGSRMADLVEKLRAEGIEKRLVREGTGELPDFRDGTKATFHFRTLRSDEHRAVIDDSRQRGKPMELILGKQFKLPVWEAIVGTMRPGEVAEFLCDVKHVVLYPLVSKSLRNIAAGKDPLEGQRHCCGIAQMQEHSSLGHADLDELQQHPQPLIFHIEMIKVEAPGTYQQDPWAMSDEEKIKAVPLIHEEGNRLYREGRIKEASIKYYDAIACLKNLQMKEQPGSADWIQLDLQITPLLLNYCQCKLVAQEYYEVLDHCSTILNKYEGEQREGLFQAGQGPRSSVECPGSPGRLRQSAPAAAGARPCGEP, translated from the exons ATGAGGTGGGCCGCGGGGTCCCGGGACCAGGAGGGGagcccgggggggggggcggccccCCCACGAGCGGGTGTCCCCGCGGCCAGGCTCCTGCCCGGCCGGACTGCCCCGCCCCCCGGGCTGCGGGGCCGGGCCCCGTCTGCGCATGTGCAACCTCTCCCGCCGGCTTCTCCCCTCAGTAAAGATGGCGCCGCAGCCGCCTCCGGAAGTTGCCCACCCGGCGGTTCCGGAAGCTGCCCGGACCCCGAAGCGTTTCCGGAAGCGGCCGAGATTGTCCGGAAGCTTCCGAGAGGAGGGCCCCGGGGAAGCAGGATGGCGGACTTAGTCGAGAAGCTGCGGGCGGAGGGCATCGAGAAGCGGCTCGTCCGGGAGGGCACCGGGGAGCTGCCCGACTTCCGGGACGGGACCAAG GCCACCTTCCACTTCCGGACGCTGCGCAGCGACGAGCACCGGGCGGTCATCGATGACAGCCGCCAGCGGGGCAAGCCCATGGAGCTCATCCTGGGCAAGCAGTTCAAGCTGCCCGTGTGGGAGGCCATCGTGGGCACCATGCGGCCCGGGGAGGTGGCAGAGTTCCTGTGCGACGTCAAG CATGTGGTCCTGTACCCACTGGTATCCAAAAGCCTCCGGAACATTGCCGCAGGCAAGGACCCCCTGGAGGGCCAGCGCCATTGCTGTGGCATCGCCCAGATGCAGGAGCACAGCTCCCTGGGCCATGCTGACCTGGATGAGCTGCAGCAGCACCCACAGCCCCTCATCTTTCACATCGAGATGATCAAG GTCGAGGCTCCTGGTACCTACCAACAGGATCCATGGGCCATGAGCGATGAGGAGAAGATAAAGGCCGTACCCCTCATCCACGAAGAAGGCAACCGCCTGTACCGGGAGGGGCGCATCAAGGAGGCCTCCATCAAGTACTATGATGCCATCGCCTGCCTCAAGAATCTGCAGATGAAG GAGCAGCCCGGCTCTGCTGACTGGATCCAGCTGGACCTGCAGATCACACCCCTGCTGCTCAACTATTGCCAGTGTAAGTTGGTGGCCCAGGAGTACTATGAAGTGTTGGACCACTGCTCCACCATCCTCAACAAATACGAGGGTGA ACAACGTGAAGGCCTATTTCAAGCGGGGCAAGGCCCACGCAGCAGTGTGGAATGCCCGGGAAGCCCAGGCCGACTTCGCCAAAGTGCTCCAGCTGCAGCCGGCGCTAGGCCCTGTGGTGAGCCGTGA
- the TMEM134 gene encoding transmembrane protein 134 isoform X2 yields the protein MSSGRTEFSIDDAFELSLEEGGPGPGGSSPRFGALHFERKGRGDSEEEGEKQSRLKYQNLENDEDGTRIPSDPDGAMKLRDPGPSSTRSSQWSFSTISNTTQRSYHACFSWTQHPLIQKNRRVVLASFLLLLLGLTLILIGIGLQVKPSSGVSSAIFFVPGFLLLIPGVYHVIFIYFAVKGHRGFQFFYLPYFEK from the exons ATGAGCAGCGGCCGCACCGAGTTCAGCATCGATGATGCCTTTGAACTGTCCCTGGAGGAGGGGGGCCCGGGCCCCGGCGGGAGCTCCCCGCGTTTTGGGGCGCTGCACTTTGAGCGCAAGGGCCGGGGGGACTCGGAAGAGGAGGGCGAGAAGCAGTCTCGTCTCAAGTACCAG AACTTGGAGAATGATGAGGATGGCACCCGGATTCCATCGGATCCCGATGGAGCCATGAAGCTCAG GGACCCGGGCCCATCTTCCACCCGAAGTTCTCAGTGGTCATTCAGCACCATCAGCAACACTACTCAGCGCTCCTACCACGCCTGCTTCAG CTGGACACAACACCCTCTGATCCAGAAGAACCGTCGGGTGGTTCTGGCCTCCTTCCTGTTGTTGTTGCTGGGCCTCA CACTCATCCTTATTGGGATAGGACTCCAGGTGAAGCCTTCTTCAG GTGTCTCCAGTGCCATCTTCTTTGTCCCTGGCTTCCTGTTGCTCATCCCTGGAG TGTACCACGTCATCTTCATTTACTTCGCCGTCAAGGGCCACCGAGGCTTCCAGTTCTTCTACTTGCCTTACTTTGAGAAATGA
- the TMEM134 gene encoding transmembrane protein 134 isoform X1, protein MSSGRTEFSIDDAFELSLEEGGPGPGGSSPRFGALHFERKGRGDSEEEGEKQSRLKYQNLENDEDGTRIPSDPDGAMKLSRDPGPSSTRSSQWSFSTISNTTQRSYHACFSWTQHPLIQKNRRVVLASFLLLLLGLTLILIGIGLQVKPSSGVSSAIFFVPGFLLLIPGVYHVIFIYFAVKGHRGFQFFYLPYFEK, encoded by the exons ATGAGCAGCGGCCGCACCGAGTTCAGCATCGATGATGCCTTTGAACTGTCCCTGGAGGAGGGGGGCCCGGGCCCCGGCGGGAGCTCCCCGCGTTTTGGGGCGCTGCACTTTGAGCGCAAGGGCCGGGGGGACTCGGAAGAGGAGGGCGAGAAGCAGTCTCGTCTCAAGTACCAG AACTTGGAGAATGATGAGGATGGCACCCGGATTCCATCGGATCCCGATGGAGCCATGAAGCTCAG CAGGGACCCGGGCCCATCTTCCACCCGAAGTTCTCAGTGGTCATTCAGCACCATCAGCAACACTACTCAGCGCTCCTACCACGCCTGCTTCAG CTGGACACAACACCCTCTGATCCAGAAGAACCGTCGGGTGGTTCTGGCCTCCTTCCTGTTGTTGTTGCTGGGCCTCA CACTCATCCTTATTGGGATAGGACTCCAGGTGAAGCCTTCTTCAG GTGTCTCCAGTGCCATCTTCTTTGTCCCTGGCTTCCTGTTGCTCATCCCTGGAG TGTACCACGTCATCTTCATTTACTTCGCCGTCAAGGGCCACCGAGGCTTCCAGTTCTTCTACTTGCCTTACTTTGAGAAATGA